One genomic window of Myxococcales bacterium includes the following:
- the atpC gene encoding ATP synthase F1 subunit epsilon, protein MATALDVNVVTPKGVIAHEDTDALTAPGEEGEFELLPGHTPLLTALKPGVLTIGERTKARYAISTGYLRIDPAGAVEVLVEQAVPGADVDVDVAKADLKTSEAELAKWGDKPTDGDWKILVNKVAWAQARLDAASGR, encoded by the coding sequence ATGGCGACCGCGCTCGACGTCAACGTGGTCACGCCCAAGGGCGTGATCGCCCACGAGGACACCGACGCGTTGACCGCGCCGGGCGAAGAGGGCGAGTTCGAGCTGCTGCCGGGCCACACGCCGCTCTTGACCGCGCTCAAGCCGGGCGTGCTGACGATCGGCGAGCGCACCAAGGCGCGCTACGCGATCTCGACCGGCTACCTGCGGATCGACCCGGCCGGCGCGGTCGAGGTGCTGGTCGAGCAGGCGGTGCCGGGCGCCGACGTCGACGTCGACGTCGCCAAGGCCGACCTGAAGACCAGCGAGGCCGAGCTGGCGAAGTGGGGCGACAAGCCCACCGACGGTGACTGGAAGATCCTGGTGAACAAGGTGGCGTGGGCGCAGGCGCGGCTCGACGCGGCCAGCGGTCGCTGA